A single genomic interval of uncultured Pseudodesulfovibrio sp. harbors:
- a CDS encoding LytTR family DNA-binding domain-containing protein, which produces MPKLKTLLIHKDPEIRAALRDVLEEVPFIQVLGEAVTAFEAMELLESIPYGVFFLGVDLPGDASGIEMAQMLAGRKHKPALVFISDSETQAYAAFELGATDYLLWPPAPGRMARTVDRLQAFKSRFREVPTPTSYENEAVDIPETNGDEQTVQLPLPEEEQDSFLAALKAAWDQTANRRPEIDKLAVTQDGRTILIPYDQIIFVEAFEDYSYVHTANQKFLSSYRLKNLEDRLGPHRFFRVHRKYLVNLDMVTEIASMPGSNFMLRTAGRTRIELPISRRRIAELKKVIGL; this is translated from the coding sequence ATGCCCAAGCTGAAAACCCTGCTCATCCACAAGGACCCCGAAATTCGTGCAGCCCTGCGCGACGTCCTTGAAGAAGTACCGTTCATTCAGGTGCTGGGCGAGGCCGTAACTGCTTTCGAGGCCATGGAACTGCTGGAGTCCATCCCGTACGGCGTGTTCTTCCTCGGTGTCGACCTGCCGGGTGATGCGAGCGGCATCGAGATGGCCCAGATGCTTGCCGGACGCAAACACAAACCCGCATTGGTGTTTATCTCCGATTCCGAGACTCAGGCGTATGCCGCGTTCGAACTCGGGGCCACGGACTACCTGCTCTGGCCGCCCGCACCGGGCCGCATGGCGCGCACCGTTGACCGGCTTCAGGCGTTCAAGTCCCGTTTCCGGGAAGTTCCCACACCGACCAGCTACGAAAACGAAGCGGTCGACATTCCCGAAACCAACGGAGACGAGCAGACCGTTCAGCTTCCCCTGCCCGAAGAAGAGCAGGACTCCTTCCTCGCCGCACTCAAGGCCGCATGGGACCAGACCGCCAACCGCAGGCCGGAGATCGACAAGCTCGCCGTGACGCAGGATGGCCGCACCATCCTCATTCCGTATGACCAGATCATTTTCGTGGAAGCGTTCGAGGATTATTCCTACGTCCACACGGCCAACCAGAAATTTCTGTCGTCCTACCGCCTCAAGAACCTTGAGGACCGGCTCGGACCACATCGTTTTTTCCGCGTGCACCGCAAGTATCTCGTGAACCTCGACATGGTTACCGAGATCGCGAGCATGCCCGGTTCCAACTTCATGTTGCGTACCGCTGGCCGCACGCGCATCGAACTGCCCATCAGTCGGCGCAGAATCGCGGAATTGAAGAAGGTGATAGGCCTGTAA
- the acs gene encoding acetate--CoA ligase, with product MDQSGALDSLLQEERVFRPLPQLVIEANVNPQELEAARKFARMDSVGYWEEAADELDWFKKWDQVFDDKDAPFYKWFAGARCNIVYNALDRHIETANKNKLALIWEGEPGDSRKYTYFELYREVNRFANVLRSLGIRKGDRIVIYMPQLPETVIAMLAAAKIGAIHSVVFAGFSAKALRQRINDAQAKLLITADGFYRNGQIINLKDTADEALVGACADCVESMVVVRRCNLSVDMMDGRDFHYEDLIRQERNEAPTEVMDADDPLFLLYTSGTTGKPKGIIHSHGGYMVGVHRTLTTVFDIKPTDIFWCTADAGWVTGHSAGVYGPLMAGTTSVMYEGHPNYPQADRLWAVVAKYGVTIFYTAPTMIRMLMRFGTQYPKQHDLSSLRLLGSVGEPISPEAWIWLYKNIGRSECPVLDTWWQTETGMFMISPLPISLLKPGSVTKPLPGVEADVVDKEGNPVPAGKGGLLIVTKPWPSMMTGLWNDDDQYKEYWEKIPGAYYAGDVAKKDEDGYIWIQGRADDVINIAGHRIGSAEVEAAFGMHRAVSECAVIGVPDKIKGEAAKAFILLNHGFEADDELIKDLKKTIRNELGPVAVIKSIEFRDKLPKTRSGKIVRRVLKAEELGHEIGDLTGVEEE from the coding sequence ATGGACCAGTCAGGAGCATTGGACAGCTTACTTCAGGAAGAGCGGGTATTCCGCCCTCTCCCGCAGTTGGTCATTGAGGCCAATGTCAATCCGCAGGAGCTTGAAGCCGCGCGGAAATTCGCACGCATGGACTCCGTCGGCTACTGGGAAGAAGCCGCGGACGAACTCGACTGGTTCAAGAAATGGGATCAGGTCTTCGACGACAAGGACGCCCCCTTTTACAAGTGGTTTGCCGGGGCACGGTGCAACATCGTGTACAACGCCCTTGACCGCCACATCGAAACCGCCAACAAGAACAAACTCGCGCTCATTTGGGAAGGCGAACCCGGCGATTCCCGCAAATACACCTATTTCGAGCTCTACCGCGAAGTGAACCGCTTTGCCAACGTGCTCCGCTCCCTCGGCATACGCAAAGGCGACCGCATCGTCATCTACATGCCGCAGTTGCCGGAAACCGTGATCGCCATGCTCGCCGCCGCAAAAATCGGGGCCATCCATTCCGTGGTCTTTGCCGGATTTTCCGCCAAGGCGCTCCGCCAGCGCATCAACGACGCACAGGCCAAGCTGCTCATCACCGCCGACGGTTTCTACCGCAACGGGCAGATCATCAACCTCAAGGACACTGCCGACGAAGCGCTCGTCGGGGCCTGCGCCGACTGCGTGGAATCCATGGTCGTGGTGCGCCGCTGCAACCTCAGCGTCGACATGATGGACGGACGTGATTTCCATTACGAAGACCTCATCCGGCAGGAGCGCAACGAAGCGCCCACCGAAGTCATGGACGCGGACGATCCGCTGTTCCTACTCTACACCTCCGGCACCACGGGCAAACCCAAGGGAATCATCCATTCCCACGGCGGCTACATGGTGGGCGTACACCGCACTCTCACCACGGTCTTTGACATCAAGCCTACTGATATTTTCTGGTGCACGGCCGACGCGGGCTGGGTCACCGGCCACAGCGCGGGCGTGTACGGCCCCCTCATGGCGGGCACGACCTCGGTCATGTACGAAGGACACCCCAACTACCCGCAGGCTGACCGTCTCTGGGCCGTTGTCGCCAAATACGGCGTGACCATCTTCTACACCGCGCCGACCATGATCCGCATGCTCATGCGGTTCGGCACCCAGTATCCCAAGCAGCACGATCTCTCCAGCCTGCGCCTGCTCGGCTCGGTGGGCGAACCCATTTCACCCGAAGCGTGGATATGGCTCTACAAGAACATCGGCCGGTCCGAATGCCCCGTGCTCGATACATGGTGGCAGACCGAAACCGGCATGTTCATGATCTCGCCGCTGCCCATCTCGCTGCTCAAGCCCGGTTCCGTGACCAAACCGCTTCCCGGCGTCGAGGCAGACGTCGTGGACAAAGAAGGCAACCCCGTACCCGCAGGCAAAGGCGGTCTGCTCATCGTCACCAAACCATGGCCGTCCATGATGACCGGCCTCTGGAACGATGACGACCAGTACAAGGAATACTGGGAAAAAATCCCCGGTGCCTATTACGCGGGCGACGTCGCCAAAAAGGACGAGGACGGCTACATCTGGATTCAGGGCCGTGCCGACGACGTCATCAACATCGCGGGCCACCGCATCGGTTCAGCCGAAGTCGAAGCCGCCTTCGGCATGCATCGCGCCGTGTCCGAATGCGCCGTCATCGGCGTGCCCGACAAGATCAAGGGCGAAGCCGCCAAGGCCTTCATCCTGCTCAATCACGGCTTCGAAGCCGACGACGAACTCATCAAGGATCTCAAAAAGACCATCCGAAACGAACTCGGCCCCGTTGCCGTCATCAAGTCCATAGAATTCCGCGACAAACTGCCCAAGACCCGCTCCGGGAAAATAGTCCGCCGCGTGCTCAAGGCCGAAGAACTCGGCCACGAAATCGGCGACCTGACCGGCGTGGAAGAAGAGTAG
- a CDS encoding DegT/DnrJ/EryC1/StrS family aminotransferase, translating into MPVRSKDNFLVFGSPRIEQAEIDEVVASMETGWLGTGPKVARFEKDFSAYVGNGFAAACNSCTAALHLSLVGLGLKPGDEVITTPLTFCASINAIIHAGCTPVLADVDPVTMNIDPDCIREKITDRTRAILPVHFAGRSCDMDAIMQIAKEHDLKVVEDCAHAIETTYKGQHAGTFGDFGCFSFYVTKNVCTGEGGLVMARNEEDIQHIKVLGLHGMSADAWKRFSDDGYKHYQVVEAGFKYNMMDIQAAIGIHQLARVEEYFVRRCEIWDMYQEAFKDLPVGTPAPEEAETRHARHLYTILIDPEKCGVERDDFLVRMTRENIGVGVHYLSIPEHPYYRERFGWSLEDTPHAVRLGRQTISLPLSAKLTDDDVADVIKAVNICLGG; encoded by the coding sequence ATGCCTGTTCGTTCAAAAGATAATTTTCTGGTTTTCGGTTCGCCTCGCATTGAGCAGGCGGAGATCGACGAGGTGGTCGCATCCATGGAGACCGGCTGGCTCGGTACGGGTCCGAAGGTCGCTCGCTTCGAGAAAGACTTTTCCGCATATGTGGGCAACGGATTCGCAGCTGCGTGCAACTCCTGCACTGCGGCGCTTCACCTGAGCCTCGTGGGTCTTGGATTGAAACCGGGGGACGAGGTCATCACCACGCCCCTGACGTTCTGCGCGTCGATCAATGCGATCATCCACGCCGGATGCACGCCGGTTCTGGCGGATGTTGACCCGGTAACGATGAACATCGACCCGGATTGCATCCGGGAAAAGATCACTGACCGGACACGCGCCATCCTACCGGTCCATTTTGCGGGACGCTCCTGCGACATGGACGCGATCATGCAGATTGCAAAGGAACATGACCTCAAGGTGGTGGAAGACTGCGCCCATGCCATCGAGACGACGTACAAGGGACAGCACGCCGGCACATTTGGCGACTTCGGCTGTTTCTCGTTCTATGTGACCAAGAACGTCTGTACCGGCGAGGGCGGGCTGGTCATGGCCCGGAACGAAGAGGACATCCAGCACATCAAGGTGCTCGGCCTGCACGGTATGTCCGCCGATGCATGGAAACGGTTCTCGGATGACGGGTACAAACACTATCAGGTCGTTGAGGCGGGGTTCAAATACAACATGATGGACATTCAGGCCGCCATCGGCATCCATCAGCTTGCCCGCGTGGAAGAATATTTCGTGCGCCGCTGCGAGATCTGGGACATGTATCAGGAGGCCTTCAAGGACCTGCCTGTCGGGACTCCCGCACCGGAAGAAGCCGAAACCCGGCACGCACGGCACTTGTATACCATTCTCATCGACCCGGAAAAATGCGGTGTCGAGCGCGATGATTTCCTTGTCCGCATGACAAGGGAAAATATCGGTGTGGGCGTTCATTACCTGAGCATTCCCGAACATCCGTACTACCGCGAACGGTTCGGGTGGAGTCTTGAAGACACACCGCACGCCGTGCGCCTCGGCCGCCAGACCATCAGCCTGCCGCTTTCCGCCAAGCTGACGGACGATGACGTGGCCGATGTCATAAAAGCCGTAAACATCTGCCTTGGAGGGTAG
- a CDS encoding DUF3089 domain-containing protein translates to MLRRLTGLSSLVVLLFLICGVACAGSLPVFDAATVPDTPDYADDTAWLTRPANPGEHLVDVFWVYPTVLHDAEHWLMDTASPEMKKSAQPTLVRQAGVFDQVANIYAPMYRQMNMAALSLSKSEQDRLIAYGMQDVWNALQYYLKHDNNGRPFILAGHSQGSNILVNLMVKHWGSIGAESRLVAGYTIGWSITRDDLAKNRDLRICTSAEQTGCFVTYNTVAAGRQKVAPTLLKNSVAVNPLNWRTDGEFAPASMNMGAKFFMDDGSVKDVDHFTSAQVVDGGVVVQPKDPALVAVPAAVFPEGVYHQFDYSLFWNNLRQNSARRIEVFLAGQN, encoded by the coding sequence ATGCTTCGTCGTCTGACCGGTCTTTCGTCACTTGTCGTTCTTCTGTTTCTGATTTGTGGCGTCGCCTGCGCCGGAAGCCTGCCCGTGTTTGACGCGGCAACGGTTCCTGACACACCGGATTATGCAGACGACACCGCATGGCTGACACGTCCGGCCAATCCGGGTGAACACCTGGTGGACGTCTTCTGGGTTTACCCCACCGTGCTGCATGACGCGGAACACTGGCTCATGGATACAGCCAGTCCGGAGATGAAAAAGAGCGCACAGCCGACACTTGTACGACAGGCAGGCGTATTTGACCAAGTCGCGAACATCTACGCGCCCATGTACCGCCAGATGAACATGGCCGCCCTGTCCCTGTCGAAATCCGAACAGGACAGGCTGATCGCGTACGGGATGCAGGATGTCTGGAACGCCCTGCAATACTACCTGAAACACGACAACAACGGGCGCCCCTTCATCCTCGCGGGTCACAGCCAGGGGTCCAATATTCTGGTCAACCTGATGGTAAAACACTGGGGCAGCATCGGTGCGGAATCGAGGCTTGTAGCCGGGTACACCATCGGCTGGTCCATCACCAGAGACGATCTGGCGAAAAACCGCGACCTGCGAATCTGCACTTCCGCTGAGCAGACTGGCTGTTTCGTGACATACAACACCGTGGCCGCAGGACGGCAGAAAGTCGCGCCTACGCTTTTGAAAAACTCGGTAGCGGTCAATCCGCTCAACTGGCGCACGGACGGCGAATTCGCCCCGGCGTCGATGAACATGGGAGCAAAATTCTTCATGGATGACGGCTCGGTGAAGGACGTGGACCATTTCACTTCCGCGCAGGTGGTGGATGGCGGTGTCGTGGTACAGCCCAAGGACCCCGCGCTGGTTGCCGTGCCCGCTGCCGTCTTCCCCGAGGGGGTCTACCACCAGTTCGACTACTCCCTTTTCTGGAACAACCTCCGGCAAAATTCCGCCCGACGCATCGAAGTCTTTCTTGCCGGTCAGAACTAG
- a CDS encoding response regulator transcription factor, protein MSAKKILVVEDHRDTRELLKYNLAAAGFDVAAAEDGQSGLKLASGFRPDIILLDLMMPGMDGLEVCRQLKGDGALARIPVIMLTAKGEEIDKIVGLELGADDYVVKPFSPRELVLRIKAVLRRSGAPEPDAPKAWERQGLKIDFEAHQISIDGDEVPLTATEFKLLTVLISGTGKVQTRDNLLDTVWDTHFEGYSRTVDTHVRRLRQKLGPYADWIETVRGVGYRFKAPNA, encoded by the coding sequence GTGTCTGCCAAAAAGATTCTGGTCGTCGAAGATCACAGGGACACCCGAGAGCTGCTCAAGTACAACCTTGCCGCCGCCGGTTTTGACGTTGCCGCTGCCGAGGACGGCCAATCCGGTCTCAAGCTCGCCAGCGGATTTCGGCCCGATATCATCCTGCTCGATCTCATGATGCCCGGAATGGACGGCCTTGAGGTCTGCCGCCAGTTGAAAGGAGACGGGGCCCTTGCCCGCATCCCGGTCATCATGCTCACTGCCAAGGGTGAGGAAATCGACAAGATCGTCGGCCTTGAACTCGGCGCAGACGACTACGTGGTCAAACCGTTCTCGCCCCGTGAACTCGTGCTTCGCATCAAGGCAGTGCTTCGCCGATCCGGCGCACCCGAACCCGATGCCCCCAAGGCATGGGAGCGGCAGGGACTCAAGATAGATTTCGAGGCACATCAAATCTCCATCGACGGCGACGAAGTCCCCCTGACCGCAACCGAATTCAAGCTCCTGACCGTGCTCATCTCCGGCACAGGGAAAGTCCAGACCCGGGACAACCTTCTCGATACGGTATGGGACACCCATTTCGAAGGGTACTCGCGCACGGTCGACACCCATGTCCGCCGACTGCGCCAGAAACTCGGCCCCTATGCCGACTGGATCGAAACCGTCCGGGGAGTCGGGTACCGATTCAAGGCCCCAAATGCCTGA
- a CDS encoding ABC transporter ATP-binding protein, protein MTDILKVENLEVVYNDVVLVLKGLSLACPRGEITALLGANGAGKSTTLKAISGLLETEDGKVTDGAVIYQDEPIQGIIPEKIVRRGIFQVMEGRRIFEDLTVEENLKCGAFTRPRSEISESMDKVYEYFPRLRERRKQLAGYMSGGEQQMCAIGRAIMAKPELLLLDEPSLGLAPLLVEEIFDIIKKINSVEGVTVLLVEQNARAALSVARQAYIMENGRVVMEGSAEDLLNNPDVQEFYLGMGQSGDKRSYRDVKHYRRRKRWLG, encoded by the coding sequence TTGACCGATATTTTGAAAGTTGAAAATCTGGAAGTTGTTTACAATGACGTGGTCCTTGTCTTGAAGGGGCTGTCATTGGCGTGTCCGCGGGGGGAGATCACCGCGCTGCTCGGTGCCAACGGGGCCGGGAAATCCACGACCCTGAAGGCCATTTCCGGGCTGCTCGAAACCGAGGACGGCAAGGTCACGGACGGTGCGGTCATCTATCAGGATGAGCCGATTCAGGGCATCATCCCGGAAAAGATCGTGCGTCGCGGTATCTTTCAGGTCATGGAAGGGCGGCGTATATTCGAGGATTTGACTGTTGAGGAGAATCTGAAATGCGGTGCGTTCACCCGTCCGCGTTCCGAAATTTCCGAGTCCATGGACAAGGTGTACGAATATTTCCCGCGTTTGCGTGAACGCCGCAAACAGCTTGCGGGCTACATGTCCGGCGGGGAACAGCAGATGTGCGCCATTGGCCGCGCCATCATGGCCAAGCCCGAACTGCTGCTGCTTGACGAGCCGTCACTCGGCCTTGCTCCGCTGCTTGTGGAGGAGATTTTCGATATCATCAAGAAGATCAATTCCGTGGAAGGCGTCACCGTCCTGCTCGTGGAACAGAACGCCCGGGCCGCGCTTTCCGTGGCACGGCAGGCCTACATCATGGAAAATGGCCGTGTGGTCATGGAAGGATCAGCCGAGGACCTGCTCAACAACCCGGACGTGCAGGAGTTTTATCTCGGCATGGGCCAGAGCGGGGACAAGCGAAGTTACCGGGACGTCAAACATTATCGCCGCCGCAAACGCTGGCTCGGATAG
- a CDS encoding ABC transporter substrate-binding protein gives MRVGRIITAVSIVLLAGMMLFGCGGEDKKPAETSKQETGPIRVGGLIDLSGPTSSVGVPYSQGLVDGVKYVNQSGGINGRDIIFDLQDTAYNVQQGLSLYKKMVNTDKVVCVQGYGSAVTEALIRNVAKDKVPNFSASYSAHLTDPKKAPYNFFIAADYSTQLRAALKYFHSNWKEERAPKVAFIYPDHPYGLAPIKGGKAYAKELGYEIVGEANVSLKAIDATTELLPLKDAAPDFCWIGGTTPSTSVILKSAKNIGLNTVFFTNIWGTDENLVKLAGDDANGSYSNQAAAVYGADVPGMKAIEQITGGKPQMTHYMRGFVSVLVMAEGMKRAQANGPITGETIKTSLETLRDFDPMGLAPLISYFPDDHRPNMAVFIYTIKDGKLTFVKEEILDRRADWLGH, from the coding sequence ATGAGGGTAGGTAGAATCATAACCGCAGTGAGCATCGTGCTGTTGGCCGGAATGATGCTCTTCGGCTGCGGAGGCGAGGACAAGAAACCGGCTGAAACTTCCAAACAGGAAACCGGTCCCATCAGGGTCGGTGGACTGATCGATCTTTCCGGTCCGACATCATCCGTGGGCGTACCGTATTCACAGGGGCTCGTGGACGGCGTGAAGTACGTCAACCAGTCGGGCGGCATCAACGGGCGTGATATCATCTTTGACCTTCAGGACACCGCCTACAACGTCCAGCAGGGGCTTTCCCTGTACAAGAAGATGGTCAACACCGACAAGGTGGTCTGCGTTCAAGGCTACGGCTCTGCCGTGACAGAGGCGCTGATCCGCAACGTGGCAAAGGACAAGGTGCCCAATTTTTCCGCGTCTTATTCCGCACACCTGACCGACCCGAAGAAGGCACCGTACAACTTCTTCATTGCGGCTGATTACTCAACCCAGTTGCGGGCCGCGCTCAAGTATTTCCATTCCAACTGGAAGGAAGAACGCGCTCCCAAGGTCGCTTTCATCTATCCCGACCATCCGTACGGCCTCGCTCCCATCAAGGGCGGCAAGGCCTACGCAAAGGAACTCGGTTATGAAATCGTTGGTGAGGCCAATGTTTCGCTCAAGGCCATCGATGCCACCACAGAACTCCTGCCGCTCAAGGATGCCGCGCCTGATTTCTGCTGGATCGGCGGCACGACTCCATCCACCTCGGTCATCCTCAAATCCGCCAAGAATATCGGTTTGAACACCGTGTTCTTCACCAACATCTGGGGCACTGACGAAAATCTCGTCAAGCTTGCGGGTGACGATGCCAACGGCTCCTACTCGAATCAGGCCGCCGCTGTGTACGGTGCGGACGTACCGGGCATGAAGGCCATCGAGCAGATCACCGGCGGCAAGCCGCAGATGACCCATTACATGCGCGGTTTCGTGTCCGTGCTCGTCATGGCAGAGGGCATGAAACGCGCTCAGGCAAACGGCCCGATCACGGGCGAGACCATCAAGACGTCGCTGGAGACGCTGCGTGATTTCGATCCCATGGGACTCGCACCGCTTATCTCCTACTTCCCGGATGACCACCGCCCCAACATGGCCGTGTTCATTTACACCATCAAGGACGGCAAGCTGACCTTCGTCAAGGAAGAGATCCTCGACCGCCGCGCCGATTGGTTGGGGCATTAG
- a CDS encoding branched-chain amino acid ABC transporter permease, which translates to MQGKCGLFFTSYQGEAQIFQSGFQKLMVGLFVLVLLAAPAVLNVHLTSIMNLIFISVIGAVSLNLLTGICGQISLGHGAFIGVGAYAAGQCTLHGVPFPLAILTAGLITAMVGMVFGVPSLRLKGIYLAIATLAAQLVLEYVFLHGGALTGGSNGLLLDPPQIFGFSFDTEARMFYLLLFFAAASLLMVSNLMRTKYGRAFVSIRDFYLSAEIVGVNLFRYKLAAFGLSSFLAGVAGGLWAHYTGYISAEQFNIGLSISYLAMIIIGGLGSVIGSVFGAVFIVILPEVLNAVANGVGNYFPDIAQHIVALREGVFGLVLILFLIFEPEGLAHRWRLIKAYWKLYPFAH; encoded by the coding sequence ATGCAGGGCAAATGCGGTCTTTTCTTCACATCATATCAAGGCGAAGCCCAGATATTCCAGTCCGGCTTCCAGAAGCTCATGGTCGGCCTGTTCGTTCTCGTGCTGCTTGCGGCTCCGGCCGTGCTCAACGTCCATCTGACCTCTATCATGAACCTTATCTTCATCTCGGTCATCGGCGCTGTCTCGCTCAACCTGCTGACCGGCATCTGCGGCCAGATATCACTGGGCCACGGCGCGTTCATCGGCGTGGGGGCCTATGCCGCGGGACAATGCACCCTGCACGGCGTGCCGTTTCCGCTCGCCATCCTGACGGCGGGCCTCATTACGGCCATGGTCGGCATGGTCTTCGGTGTGCCCTCGCTTCGGCTCAAGGGCATCTATCTCGCCATTGCCACCCTCGCGGCGCAGCTCGTGCTTGAATACGTGTTCCTGCACGGCGGTGCGCTCACGGGCGGGTCCAACGGGCTGCTGCTCGATCCTCCGCAGATATTCGGATTCTCCTTCGACACCGAAGCGCGCATGTTTTACCTGCTGCTCTTTTTCGCTGCCGCCTCACTGCTTATGGTCTCGAACCTGATGCGTACCAAGTACGGCAGGGCCTTTGTCTCCATCCGCGATTTTTACCTCTCTGCCGAGATCGTGGGGGTGAATCTCTTTCGCTACAAACTGGCCGCCTTTGGTCTGAGTTCATTCCTCGCCGGAGTGGCAGGCGGGTTGTGGGCGCATTACACTGGGTATATTTCTGCGGAACAGTTCAACATCGGGCTGTCCATTTCCTATCTCGCCATGATAATCATAGGAGGACTGGGAAGTGTCATCGGTTCGGTCTTCGGCGCGGTGTTCATCGTGATCCTGCCCGAAGTGCTCAACGCCGTCGCCAACGGCGTGGGCAATTACTTCCCGGATATCGCGCAGCACATCGTGGCATTGCGCGAGGGCGTGTTCGGGCTGGTGCTCATCCTTTTCCTGATCTTCGAGCCGGAAGGATTGGCGCATCGCTGGCGGCTTATCAAGGCGTACTGGAAACTCTATCCGTTCGCGCACTAG
- a CDS encoding branched-chain amino acid ABC transporter permease — MEYYLQLIVNGLVVGGIYSLVALGFVIIYKATKVVNFAQGELVMVGAYVCFALTVQFNIPFIWAFFITLGFSILLGLAIERMVLRPLIGEEHISVIMVTVGMSSVLKSLVQLFWGTQIKVYPSVLPSDPIVIAGLPVAPVYIAAFILSAVLFAIFSVFFKYSRTGVAMRATAFDQQAAQSMGIGIKNIFAMSWCIACIVSAVGGVILGNINGINSQLGHLGLKVFPAVILGGLDSLLGAALGGLIIGVLENVCDGAARQLLGLGGFREVAAFIILVIILMIKPYGLFGTKEIERV, encoded by the coding sequence GTGGAATATTATCTGCAACTCATCGTCAACGGACTGGTCGTGGGCGGCATCTATTCACTGGTCGCCCTCGGTTTCGTCATCATCTACAAGGCCACCAAGGTCGTGAACTTCGCGCAGGGCGAGCTGGTCATGGTCGGGGCGTATGTCTGCTTCGCACTGACAGTGCAGTTCAACATCCCGTTCATCTGGGCATTCTTCATCACCCTCGGCTTTTCCATCCTGCTCGGCCTTGCCATTGAGCGCATGGTGCTGCGGCCTTTGATCGGGGAGGAGCACATCTCGGTCATCATGGTTACCGTGGGAATGAGTTCGGTGCTCAAGTCGCTGGTGCAACTATTCTGGGGAACCCAGATCAAGGTGTATCCATCGGTGTTGCCGTCTGATCCCATCGTCATCGCCGGACTGCCCGTGGCCCCGGTATATATCGCGGCCTTCATCCTGTCGGCGGTGCTGTTCGCCATCTTTTCCGTGTTTTTCAAATACTCGCGGACCGGGGTCGCCATGCGCGCCACGGCGTTCGACCAGCAGGCCGCCCAGTCCATGGGCATCGGCATCAAGAACATCTTTGCCATGAGTTGGTGCATCGCCTGCATCGTATCCGCTGTGGGCGGGGTCATTCTCGGCAATATCAACGGCATCAATTCGCAGCTCGGGCACCTCGGCCTCAAGGTCTTTCCGGCGGTCATTCTCGGCGGGCTGGATTCGCTCCTCGGCGCGGCGCTGGGCGGCCTGATCATCGGGGTGCTTGAAAACGTGTGTGACGGCGCGGCACGGCAACTGCTCGGTCTGGGCGGATTCCGCGAGGTGGCGGCGTTCATCATCCTTGTCATCATCCTGATGATCAAACCCTACGGTCTCTTCGGGACCAAAGAGATCGAGAGGGTATAG